Proteins from one Microcaecilia unicolor chromosome 2, aMicUni1.1, whole genome shotgun sequence genomic window:
- the ZNF518B gene encoding LOW QUALITY PROTEIN: zinc finger protein 518B (The sequence of the model RefSeq protein was modified relative to this genomic sequence to represent the inferred CDS: deleted 2 bases in 1 codon) — MQLKNMREILPNLCIDQEERNNVLVSSPIQANGDKVNQPSKHRSRSCSQVTEPEGGKPSLVLCKNCSSLFEPLSQFPKHDQLRRTEEKNAFLCSRCSLSLSSCFSNMNGAINSTNIDEKKYISDKMERKTAKTIALEKYHCDKCRFTTKDHLLYQKHALLHEEIKFICSHCNYVSYTKGEFQRHLVKHTGTFPYKCEYCEYGAVRNDYIVKHTRRVHEGTHEIHHADIINKNQSRHSMHKEKTSARKSSFQKISNSSTVLACHDIQSEALSTGCLYSSVEYNKLESFVKESDVKLNTNGGSLLKDEEDRNLEVELVSPLNEPLLPDMTLTAVAPPDLVIPSHSFAQLVEVKVIDGKRQLVLKLFPQNERCFELVNTETCTSISGQILHELNNSVFDEQSGPLITNSAYEDTSQMYCSSLTPKSEDNMKNSSGFCSDSCSSNMKLISALVNHTMEEEPLKDICFKSSVTNGFSETRDIHSSEVKGGHQFYVMNKLAESSSDKTSTCISLFSAAPSKDDIAQMALESKNDYCSSQVDLSIDKDAGNKDSLDTIHTSFHSCLSNAYLTKEPVKISATEIDSSFCKSVCSPLDDNDNDFSLYQSPDDVFSFPVAHLEEQYKEVNMNISEGPYISSVFSLSSIENIPEGIEWNENLPSKTEPRTLSSGSTFVTHCSMMPPPSVLLAKSVHSNDSDLMNGSVSTDGHFDCQPSCLWKGNFTQKDKNIFLPKVHHADNCTSSDIGKYVDEHFNLKTNRDACLPKQIICPVVCKQKHNSEADLSPSCILHLSKTEENLLANKLKTSETLPKNCGGNGDVLEPAVSNVGKKNHSNANRNFNVVHCSKEAYSVIEQNENGQNQSLNRENAELSSQVPDLLCSINHLESHLLPKENEMANDQLPTTAAAGLQSTEKDQLHLENEPCLLPKENEMPDNQLPTTAGLQSTEKDQLHLENEPRLLPKENEMANDQLPTTAGLQSTEKDQLHLENERCLLPKENEMPDNQLPTTAGLQSTEKDQLHLENEPRLLPKENEMANDQLPTTAGLQSTEKDQLHLEYEPRLLPKENEMANDQLPTTAGLQSTEKDQLHLEYEPRLLPKENEMANDQLPTTAGLQSTEKDQLHLEYEPRLLPKENEMANVQLPITASLQSTEKDQLHLENEPNSVMKYTMLVNETDQNMFHQDLGRPNEPSRKEQLHFSQAPPQVHGVKSKRGLAKNVNIGNPVFIPKGTVLRVVNSNSNNSGEMDRSTSISVHSVNCSETLLPRPVPFTISEKLVDLSLSMKNELYKFRNPRRSFSHKLGQELDLKLSLKKCTTKLDGKCDNLNKQKVELKRPASPQNKIKQIRSEDHFQKKKVKLQLDKGDVCNEKEALTRARRLRLMPVSASQLIKCPRRNQPVVVLNHPDVDSLEVVNVMKTISKYKANVLKVILSERTIYCLGIKQYQKRLMYQSWEVKTPAKELKMKLKKVHKSYCRETSGITDDSLLNVFKCWFCGRHYENQEEWISHGQRHLIESTRDWDNLFPSEIHN, encoded by the exons ATGCAACTAAAGAACATGAGGGAAATTTTGCCAAATTTGTGCATTGACCAAGAAGAAAGAAACAATGTTTTGGTTTCTTCTCCCATACAAGCAAATGGGGATAAAGTAAATCAGCCAAGTAAGCACAGATCTCGCAGTTGTTCCCAAGTTACGGAACCAGAAGGTGGTAAACCCTCACTGGTTCTTTGTAAAAACTGCAGTAGTTTGTTTGAACCTTTATCACAG TTTCCAAAACATGATCAACTGAGGCGaactgaagaaaaaaatgcatttctttGCAGTAGATGTAGTCTAAGTTTATCTTCATGTTTTTCTAATATGAATGGTGCTATAAATAGTACAAATATAGACGAGAAAAAATATATCTCAGATAAAATGGAGCGGAAAACAGCAAAGACAATTGCACTAGAAAAATATCACTGTGATAAATGCCGATTTACAACAAAGGATCATTTGCTATATCAGAAACATGCCTTATTACATGAAGAAATCAAGTTTATTTGTTCACATTGTAATTATGTGTCGTACACCAAAGGAGAATTTCAGCGACATTTGGTGAAACACACTGGAACTTTTCCATATAAATGTGAATACTGCGAGTATGGTGCTGTTAGAAATGATTATATAGTTAAACACACTAGAAGGGTACATGAAGGTACCCATGAAATACATCATGCAGACatcataaataaaaatcagagccggcatagtatgcacaaaGAAAAGACTTCAGCACGTAAATCTAGTTTCCAGAAAATATCTAATTCCTCTACAGTTTTAGCTTGTCATGATATCCAGAGTGAAGCATTGAGTACTGGTTGTTTGTATAGTAGTGTAGAATATAATAAATTAGAATCATTTGTTAAAGAAAGTGATGTAAAATTAAATACAAATGGAGGATCTTTGCTAAAAGATGAAGAGGATAGAAATTTGGAAGTTGAACTAGTTTCTCCGCTAAATGAACCTTTACTTCCTGACATGACACTAACAGCAGTTGCCCCACCAGATCTTGTTATTCCTTCTCATAGTTTTGCTCAGTTGGTAGAGGTCAAGGTGATAGATGGTAAACGACAGCTGGTTCTGAAACTATTCCCACAGAATGAAAGATGCTTTGAGCTTGTAAATACAGAAACATGTACTTCAATTTCTGGACAAATATTACACGAGTTAAATAATAGTGTTTTTGATGAGCAGAGTGGGCCATTAATAACAAATTCAGCATATGAAGATACATCTCAGATGTATTGCAGTAGTTTGACACCTAAATCAGAAGATAACATGAAGAATTCTTCAGGATTTTGTTCAGATTCTTGTTCTTCAAATATGAAGCTAATATCTGCACTTGTAAATCATACTATGGAGGAAGAGCCTTTAAAGGACATCTGTTTTAAATCAAGTGTTACAAATGGCTTTTCAGAGACTCGGGACATACACAGCAGTGAAGTAAAGGGTGGTCACCAGTTTTACGTAATGAATAAACTAGCTGAAAGTAGCTCTGATAAAACTTCTACATGTATATCCTTGTTCTCTGCAGCCCCATCCAAGGATGATATAGCACAGATGGCTCTAGAGAGCAAAAATGATTACTGTTCTTCACAGGTAGATTTAAGTATAGATAAAGATGCTGGTAATAAAGATTCATTGGATACTATTCACACTTCTTTCCACAGTTGTTTGTCCAATGCTTATTTGACTAAAGAGCCTGTGAAAATTTCAGCAACAGAGATAGACTCTAGTTTCTGTAAAAGTGTATGTTCACCTCTGGATGACAATGATAATGACTTCAGTTTATATCAGTCTCCTGATGATGTGTTCAGCTTTCCTGTGGCACATTTAGAAGAGCAATATAAAGAAGTCAACATGAATATTTCAGAGGGGCCTTATATTTCATCTGTTTTTTCTCTTAGCTCTATTGAAAACATCCCTGAAGGTATAGAATGGAATGAAAACCTACCTAGCAAAACAGAACCAAGAACATTGTCCAGTGGAAGTACTTTTGTTACTCATTGTTCTATGATGCCCCCTCCATCTGTGTTGCTTGCTAAATCTGTTCATTCTAATGATTCAGATTTGATGAATGGTTCAGTCAGTACTGATGGGCATTTTGATTGTCAACCTTCATGTTTATGGAAAGGAAATTTTACCCAGaaagataaaaatatatttttacctAAGGTGCATCATGCTGATAATTGTACTTCATCTGACATTGGAAAATATGTTGATGAGCATTTCAATTTGAAAACCAACAGAGATGCCTGTCTTCCTAAACAAATTATCTGTCCAGTAGTTTGTAAACAGAAGCATAATTCTGAAGCTGACTTATCACCAAGTTGTATTTTACATTTGTCAAAAACTGAAGAAAATTTACTTGCTAATAAGCTCAAAACAAGTGAGACCCTGCCTAAAAATTGTGGTGGAAATGGGGATGTTTTAGAACCAGCAGTGTCAAATGTAGGTAAAAAAAATCATTCAAATGCTAATAGAAATTTTAATGTGGTACACTGTTCTAAGGAAGCATATTCTGTtatagaacaaaatgaaaatggtcAAAACCAAAGTCTTAATAGAGAGAATGCAGAATtgagttcacaagtacctgatctTTTATGTTCCATAAATCATTTAGAATCACATTTATTACCAAAAGAGAATGAAATGGCTAATGACCAGTTgccaacaacagcagcagcaggcctgCAAAGTACTGAAAAAGATCAGTTGCATTTGGAAAATGAACCATGTTTGTTACCAAAAGAGAATGAAATGCCTGATAACCAGTTGCCAACAACAGCAGGTCTGCAAAGTACTGAAAAAGATCAGTTGCATTTGGAAAATGAACCACGTTTATTACCGAAAGAGAATGAAATGGCTAATGACCAGTTGCCAACAACAGCAGGTCTGCAAAGTACTGAAAAAGATCAGTTGCATTTGGAAAATGAACGATGTTTGTTaccaaaagaaaatgaaatgccTGATAACCAGTTGCCAACAACAGCAGGTCTGCAAAGTACTGAAAAAGATCAGTTGCATTTGGAAAATGAACCACGTTTATTACCGAAAGAGAATGAAATGGCTAATGACCAGTTGCCAACAACAGCAGGTCTGCAAAGTACTGAAAAAGATCAGTTGCATTTGGAATATGAACCACGTTTATTACCGAAAGAGAATGAAATGGCTAATGACCAGTTGCCAACAACAGCAGGTCTGCAAAGTACTGAAAAAGATCAGTTGCATTTGGAATATGAACCACGTTTATTACCGAAAGAGAATGAAATGGCTAATGACCAGTTGCCAACAACAGCAGGTCTGCAAAGTACTGAAAAAGATCAGTTGCATTTGGAATATGAACCACGTTTATTACCAAAAGAGAATGAAATGGCTAATGTCCAGTTGCCAATAACAGCAAGTCTGCAAAGTACTGAAAAAGATCAGTTGCATTTGGAAAATGAACCAAATTCTGTCATGAAATATACTATGTTGGTTAATGAGACTGACCAAAATATGTTTCATCAGGACTTGGGTAGGCCAAATGAGCCATCTAGAAAAGAACAGTTACATTTTAGCCAAGCACCACCACAAGTTCATGGAGTAAAATCAAAACGGGGATTAGCTAAAAATGTCAATATCGGTAATCCAGTATTTATTCCTAAAGGAACTGTACTGAGAGTGGTGAACTCCAATAGCAATAATTCAGGTGAAATGGATAGATCTACTAGCATATCAGTTCATTCTGTAAATTGTAGTGAAACACTTCTTCCAAGACCTGTTCCATTTACTATATCAGAAAAACTAGTTGACTTATCTTTGTCTATGAAGAATGAATTGTATAAATTTAGAAATCCTAGGAGGTCATTCAGCCATAAGCTGGGACAAGAGCTTGATCTTAAATTGTCTCTCAAAAAATGCACCACAAAATTAGATGGGAAATGTGATAACCTAAATAAACAGAAGGTGGAGCTTAAAAGGCCAGCATCaccacagaataaaataaaacaaatacgtTCTGAAGATCattttcagaaaaagaaagtgaaaCTTCAGCTTGATAAGGGTGATGTTTGTAATGAGAAGGAAGCATTAACAAGAGCCAGACGTTTGAGGCTAATGCCAGTTTCAGCAAGTCAGTTGATAAAATGCCCTCGTCGTAATCAGCCTGTTGTTGTGTTAAACCATCCTGATGTTGATTCTCTTGAAGTAGTGAATGTGATGAAGACCATAAGCAAGTACAAAGCAAATGTGCTTAAAGTAATTTTATCTGAACGAACAATTTATTGCTTGGGaataaaacagtatcaaaaaagACTTATGTATCAGAGTTGGGAGGTTAAGACTCCAGCAAAAGAACTGAAAATGAAACTAAAAAAAGTTCATAAAAGTTACTGCCGGGAAACAAGTGGTATAACAGATGATTCTTTgctaaatgtttttaaatgttgGTTTTGTGGAAGACATTATGAGAACCAGGAAGAATGGATAAGTCATGGACAACGCCATTTAATAGAATCAACAAGAGACTGGGATAATCTCTTCCCATCTGAGATTCATAACTGA